In a single window of the Rhodothermales bacterium genome:
- a CDS encoding curlin repeat-containing protein has translation MRTLLIALALSVAPTLAAHAQDSEQDVTTLIVQEAVTQGTTANPLATDEAFDAIADFGLLSEEGQALAGFSLGAQGNLALVRQAAFDDLLGAGNDNDASIGQDGDGNLAVLLQQGDDNFTSTLQIGSGNVIGVRLRGVGNQLGTQATPGVLQAGADNLYLLDYTGDGQTIAPTAQIGDGNQVVQIGEIDVPFGVEQRGDGMRMIIRHNGAQ, from the coding sequence ATGCGCACGCTCCTGATCGCCCTCGCCCTTTCGGTCGCGCCCACGCTCGCTGCCCACGCGCAGGATAGCGAGCAGGACGTGACGACGCTGATCGTGCAGGAAGCGGTCACGCAGGGTACAACTGCGAACCCGCTCGCGACGGATGAGGCGTTTGACGCCATCGCGGACTTCGGGCTGCTGAGCGAGGAAGGGCAGGCCCTCGCCGGGTTCTCGCTCGGTGCGCAGGGCAACCTCGCCCTCGTGCGGCAGGCCGCGTTCGACGACCTCCTCGGTGCCGGCAACGACAACGATGCCTCTATCGGGCAGGATGGGGACGGCAACCTCGCCGTGCTCCTCCAGCAGGGCGACGACAACTTCACGTCGACGCTTCAGATCGGCAGTGGGAACGTGATCGGCGTCCGGCTCCGCGGTGTGGGCAACCAGCTCGGCACGCAAGCCACGCCGGGCGTGCTGCAAGCGGGTGCAGATAACCTCTACCTCCTCGACTACACCGGCGATGGCCAGACGATCGCGCCCACGGCGCAGATCGGCGACGGCAATCAGGTCGTGCAGATCGGTGAGATCGACGTGCCTTTCGGCGTCGAGCAGCGGGGCGACGGGATGCGGATGATCATCCGCCACAACGGGGCGCAGTGA
- the csgH gene encoding curli-like amyloid fiber formation chaperone CsgH, whose translation MTRPAWIEVVREGDALLIRSLFDSSRDTPKGLRYQLDVSKRGTSGTSTTRQGGAFEPTLYRTDTLSTVRVGVQAGDTVTARLEVASPNGLLAEANFREIIR comes from the coding sequence GTGACCCGTCCCGCCTGGATCGAAGTCGTGCGCGAGGGCGATGCGCTGCTGATCCGCAGCCTCTTCGATTCATCCCGCGACACGCCGAAAGGACTCCGCTACCAGCTCGACGTGAGCAAGCGGGGCACCTCAGGCACCTCGACGACGCGGCAGGGGGGGGCGTTCGAGCCGACGCTCTACCGGACGGACACCCTCTCCACTGTCCGTGTCGGCGTGCAGGCGGGCGACACGGTCACAGCCCGGCTCGAAGTCGCGAGCCCCAACGGCCTGCTGGCCGAAGCCAATTTTCGCGAAATCATACGCTGA
- a CDS encoding carboxypeptidase regulatory-like domain-containing protein — translation MLRRFAAALFVLLPLLVIVGCENELLEPDLRGAIEGQVFDFDTREPLSGVNITTNPPTGSLITDEEGRFRLDDLPTGNYSVAGRRSGYDANSITVSVLDGETRTAILLLEQETEEDTTSNGARFDASVLNFSNQSRQDSSFVVVEYRARNTGGTPISAYEIYFQLLTTGQTYFEEVSGTNLGVGQSDIGEFEQYVGRDTVIAVEISDVFFDGQ, via the coding sequence ATGCTTCGTCGTTTCGCCGCTGCCCTCTTCGTTCTCCTCCCCCTGCTCGTCATCGTCGGCTGCGAGAATGAGCTACTCGAACCCGATCTCCGCGGCGCCATCGAAGGGCAGGTCTTCGACTTCGACACACGGGAACCGCTGAGCGGCGTGAACATCACGACGAACCCGCCGACCGGCTCCCTCATCACCGACGAAGAGGGGCGCTTCCGTCTCGACGACCTCCCCACGGGCAACTACTCGGTGGCGGGGCGGCGCAGCGGGTACGACGCGAACTCGATCACCGTCTCGGTGCTCGACGGGGAGACCCGGACGGCGATCCTCCTCCTCGAGCAAGAGACAGAGGAAGACACCACCTCGAACGGCGCGCGCTTCGACGCCTCCGTACTCAACTTCTCGAACCAATCCCGCCAAGACAGCTCGTTCGTCGTCGTCGAATACCGGGCGCGCAACACGGGCGGGACGCCGATCTCAGCGTACGAGATTTATTTCCAGCTCCTCACGACGGGCCAGACCTACTTCGAGGAGGTCAGCGGGACGAACCTCGGCGTCGGGCAGTCCGACATCGGTGAGTTCGAGCAGTACGTGGGGCGTGACACCGTCATCGCGGTCGAGATCAGCGATGTCTTTTTCGACGGGCAGTAG
- a CDS encoding DinB family protein encodes MNALVTDLTELPRLFHYNAWANARLVDALRPASDRALAIAAHGFTAERIWLMRLRGETTDGDSIWPELSVRACASLAARNASALAAYIEGLDKPDLTRKVRYRNSKGVAYATAAGDVLRHLLLHSAYHRGQAAAALREDGAEPPVTDFIVFVRERHEAHPSTSSEGQSAPSTPRVP; translated from the coding sequence ATGAACGCTCTCGTCACGGACCTCACGGAGCTCCCCCGCCTCTTCCACTACAACGCGTGGGCGAATGCCCGCCTCGTCGACGCGCTCCGCCCTGCGAGTGACCGCGCGCTCGCAATTGCCGCGCACGGATTCACGGCCGAGCGCATCTGGCTGATGCGGTTGCGCGGCGAGACGACAGACGGGGACTCGATCTGGCCCGAGCTTTCCGTGCGCGCCTGCGCGAGCCTCGCCGCCCGCAACGCCTCGGCGCTCGCCGCCTATATCGAGGGGCTCGACAAGCCCGACCTCACGCGGAAGGTCCGCTACCGCAACAGCAAAGGCGTAGCGTACGCGACGGCTGCAGGCGACGTGCTGCGCCACCTCCTCCTCCACAGCGCGTACCACCGGGGCCAGGCCGCCGCTGCCCTGCGCGAGGACGGTGCCGAGCCGCCCGTGACGGACTTTATCGTTTTCGTCCGCGAAAGACACGAAGCGCACCCGAGCACGTCGAGTGAGGGGCAGAGTGCGCCGTCAACGCCGCGCGTGCCGTGA
- the rpoN gene encoding RNA polymerase factor sigma-54 codes for MLNLQQKQSLQQKLSPQQIQYIKLLQLPTLELEQRIKEEMEINPLLEEGEDEEEEVGQNEADEPTQAEDSDREPEGDSDDEFDWDEFINSPDDLYGYKARVDHSAEEEQREIPMPYKSSMVEYLRDQIGMLDFDETQDVIAEQIIGSIDEDGYLRRPIDSIVDDIMFSQGLMLTEDDVEEVLLRLQRLDPVGIASRDLRECLLVQLEAMPDEVDGRENAIDVLRETYKAFTMKHFDTIMRKLNLCEEELKEAFDIIQGLDPKPGEGEFAASTNYVTPDFTVEYVDGEFIIMLNGRNAPELRINRHYKQMWNDLSAKKRNGVTKSGVNGKVSDTKQFLKNRMESARWFINSINQRRATMIKVMGAIIELQEEFFLGGEGNLKPMILKDVAEKIHMDISTISRVVNGKYVQTEWGVYELKYFFSEGLTTDSGEEVSNKEVKAIIERIIADEDKEKPLSDQKIATMLEDRGFQIARRTVTKYREQLGVPVARLRKEIVLA; via the coding sequence ATGCTCAACCTCCAGCAAAAGCAATCCCTCCAGCAGAAGCTCTCGCCGCAGCAGATCCAGTACATCAAGCTGCTGCAGCTCCCCACGCTCGAGCTCGAGCAGCGGATCAAGGAGGAGATGGAGATCAACCCGCTCCTCGAAGAGGGCGAGGACGAGGAAGAGGAGGTCGGGCAGAACGAGGCCGACGAGCCGACGCAGGCCGAGGACTCCGACCGCGAGCCCGAGGGAGACTCCGACGATGAGTTCGACTGGGACGAGTTCATCAACAGCCCCGACGACCTCTACGGCTACAAAGCTCGCGTGGACCACTCCGCCGAGGAGGAGCAGCGCGAGATCCCGATGCCGTACAAGTCCTCGATGGTCGAGTATCTCCGCGACCAGATCGGGATGCTCGACTTCGACGAGACGCAGGACGTCATCGCCGAGCAGATCATCGGTTCGATCGACGAAGACGGCTACCTCCGCCGGCCCATCGATTCGATCGTCGACGACATCATGTTCAGCCAGGGACTGATGCTGACCGAGGACGACGTCGAGGAGGTCCTCCTCCGCCTCCAGCGGCTCGACCCCGTCGGCATCGCCAGCCGCGACCTCCGCGAGTGCCTCCTCGTCCAGCTCGAAGCCATGCCCGACGAGGTCGACGGCCGCGAGAACGCCATCGACGTGCTCCGCGAGACGTACAAGGCGTTCACGATGAAGCACTTCGACACGATCATGCGCAAGCTGAACCTCTGCGAGGAGGAGCTCAAAGAGGCGTTCGACATCATCCAGGGCCTCGACCCGAAGCCGGGCGAGGGGGAGTTCGCCGCGAGCACGAACTACGTCACGCCGGACTTCACTGTGGAATACGTCGACGGCGAGTTCATCATCATGCTCAACGGGCGGAATGCGCCCGAGCTGCGGATCAACCGCCACTACAAGCAGATGTGGAACGACCTCTCCGCCAAGAAGCGAAACGGCGTCACCAAGAGCGGGGTCAACGGCAAGGTGTCCGACACTAAGCAGTTCCTCAAGAACCGAATGGAGTCGGCCCGGTGGTTCATCAACTCGATCAACCAGCGCCGCGCGACGATGATCAAGGTGATGGGCGCGATCATCGAGCTACAGGAGGAGTTCTTCCTCGGCGGCGAGGGCAACCTCAAGCCGATGATCCTCAAGGACGTCGCCGAGAAGATCCACATGGACATCTCGACGATCTCGCGCGTGGTCAACGGCAAGTACGTCCAGACCGAGTGGGGCGTCTACGAGCTGAAGTACTTCTTCTCCGAGGGCCTCACGACGGACAGCGGCGAAGAGGTCTCGAACAAAGAGGTCAAGGCCATCATCGAGCGGATCATCGCCGACGAGGACAAGGAGAAGCCGCTCTCGGACCAGAAGATCGCGACGATGCTCGAAGACCGCGGCTTCCAGATCGCTCGCCGCACCGTGACGAAGTACCGCGAGCAGCTCGGCGTGCCGGTGGCCCGGCTGCGCAAAGAGATCGTGCTGGCGTGA